A single Thermosynechococcus vestitus BP-1 DNA region contains:
- a CDS encoding undecaprenyl-diphosphate phosphatase, which produces MDIILWLQAVILGLVQGMTEFLPISSTAHLILFSDLLGWKSIWHKTALDAMQFGSVIAVLGYFWQDIHQIVQGSWQAWQRRDWQREEWKLLLGITVGTIPALAAGLLLKLAKVELDRPQIIATMAIAMAILLGLAEQWGSRKRTYQDIGILDGFLVGCGQMIALLPGASRSGSTLAAALALGLERPTAARFSFLLGIPTLTIATLVQAKDVFDEGTLLIPLVIATLSSMVFSYLAIAWLLQFLQRHSTWVFIWYRIGLGSALWGAIALGSLQS; this is translated from the coding sequence GTGGATATTATTCTCTGGCTACAAGCAGTCATCCTCGGTTTGGTGCAAGGCATGACAGAGTTTTTACCCATTAGCAGTACCGCTCACCTGATTCTCTTTAGTGACCTGTTGGGCTGGAAAAGCATCTGGCATAAAACGGCCCTAGATGCAATGCAGTTTGGTAGTGTAATTGCGGTTTTGGGATACTTTTGGCAGGATATTCACCAAATTGTCCAAGGGTCTTGGCAGGCATGGCAGCGGCGGGATTGGCAGCGGGAAGAGTGGAAGCTATTGCTTGGTATTACGGTAGGTACGATTCCCGCATTAGCCGCAGGACTCCTTCTAAAATTGGCCAAAGTAGAGTTGGATCGGCCTCAGATCATTGCCACGATGGCGATCGCCATGGCGATTCTTTTGGGACTGGCAGAACAATGGGGTTCCCGTAAACGCACCTATCAAGACATTGGCATTTTAGATGGCTTTCTAGTGGGGTGTGGCCAGATGATTGCCCTGCTGCCGGGAGCTTCACGTTCAGGCTCCACCCTAGCCGCAGCTCTAGCTTTGGGACTAGAGCGGCCAACAGCGGCGCGCTTTTCCTTTCTGTTGGGCATTCCTACCCTGACGATCGCCACCCTTGTCCAAGCTAAAGATGTCTTTGATGAGGGGACGCTGTTGATTCCCCTTGTGATAGCGACACTCTCAAGTATGGTTTTTTCCTATCTGGCGATCGCTTGGCTATTGCAATTTCTCCAACGCCATTCCACTTGGGTCTTTATCTGGTACCGCATTGGCTTGGGCAGTGCATTGTGGGGGGCGATCGCCCTCGGTAGTCTGCAAAGCTAA
- a CDS encoding R3H domain-containing nucleic acid-binding protein, with protein MVELTAGQRQVTDDLDQLLAILPPPLGQSLTDHPQREELLEIVLDLGRLPEARFIHSTQYLAETPVSREMLQYAVDRVGEFSGDNRAGIERTLHRISALRNRQGTIIGLTCRVGRAVFGTIGMIRDLVESGQSILLLGRPGVGKTTALREIARVLADELHKRVVIIDTSNEIAGDGDIPHPAIGKARRMQVARPELQHQVMIEAVENHMPQVIVIDEIGTELEALAARTIAERGVQLIGTAHGNQIENLMKNPTLADLVGGIQSVTLGDEEARRRGTQKSVLERKAPPTFQMAVEMLERDRWVVHLDVAASVDLLLRGRQPVPEIRSIAADGSVVISRPEPAPQRLEVKSVPERPSWRESGQMLPVVDANKEPLRANFAQLLEATLDAPTVGPNGEELPLHVFPYAVSRHHLEQAVRTLNLPIIVTKDIDQADVILTLRSHLKGESKLRHLAHIHHLPIHAIKANSMAQIVRGLRHLLGIEDPSPAESADLSLFSPTGSDDELEALEEARLAVEEIVIPKGQAVELLPRSAKIRRMQHELIEHYQLTSCSFGEEPNRRLRIYPNLSR; from the coding sequence ATGGTTGAATTGACTGCTGGACAACGCCAAGTCACTGACGATCTCGATCAGTTATTAGCCATCCTACCGCCGCCCCTTGGACAGTCCCTCACCGATCATCCGCAGCGGGAAGAACTCCTAGAAATTGTGCTAGATTTGGGACGATTGCCGGAAGCGCGGTTTATCCACAGCACCCAATACCTTGCCGAGACCCCCGTCAGCCGTGAGATGTTGCAATATGCCGTGGATCGGGTGGGCGAGTTTAGTGGTGACAATCGCGCTGGGATTGAGCGTACGCTGCACCGTATTAGTGCCCTGCGCAATCGCCAAGGAACAATTATTGGCTTGACCTGCCGGGTGGGGCGAGCGGTCTTTGGCACCATTGGCATGATTCGCGACTTAGTTGAAAGTGGCCAGTCCATTTTGCTCTTGGGGCGTCCGGGGGTCGGTAAAACAACGGCTCTACGGGAAATTGCCCGCGTCCTGGCAGATGAGTTGCACAAGCGGGTGGTGATTATTGACACCTCCAATGAAATTGCTGGCGACGGTGATATTCCCCATCCGGCCATTGGCAAAGCACGGCGAATGCAGGTGGCACGGCCAGAACTGCAGCATCAGGTGATGATTGAGGCGGTGGAAAACCACATGCCCCAAGTGATTGTCATTGATGAGATTGGCACAGAACTAGAGGCCTTAGCGGCACGCACCATTGCTGAGCGAGGCGTACAACTGATTGGGACTGCCCACGGCAACCAAATTGAGAACCTGATGAAAAACCCCACCCTCGCGGATTTGGTGGGGGGCATTCAATCGGTCACCCTTGGCGATGAGGAAGCACGGCGGCGGGGCACCCAAAAGAGTGTTCTTGAACGCAAAGCACCACCCACCTTTCAAATGGCCGTGGAAATGCTAGAGCGCGATCGCTGGGTTGTGCATCTCGATGTGGCCGCCAGTGTGGATCTCCTGTTGCGGGGTCGCCAGCCAGTTCCCGAAATTCGTAGCATTGCTGCCGATGGCTCAGTGGTGATTAGTCGCCCTGAACCTGCCCCCCAGCGATTGGAAGTCAAATCTGTGCCTGAGCGTCCCTCCTGGCGTGAGAGTGGCCAGATGTTACCCGTCGTTGATGCCAACAAAGAACCCCTGCGGGCGAATTTTGCCCAATTACTCGAAGCGACATTGGATGCCCCCACGGTCGGTCCAAATGGTGAAGAGCTCCCCCTCCACGTCTTTCCCTACGCCGTCAGCCGCCATCATTTGGAGCAAGCAGTTCGCACCCTGAACCTGCCCATTATTGTCACTAAGGACATTGATCAAGCGGATGTGATTTTGACGCTCCGCTCCCATCTTAAGGGGGAAAGCAAACTGCGTCACCTTGCCCATATTCACCATCTCCCCATCCATGCCATCAAAGCCAACAGTATGGCGCAAATTGTTCGGGGACTACGGCATCTGCTGGGCATTGAAGATCCCAGCCCCGCAGAATCGGCTGATCTGTCCCTCTTTAGTCCAACGGGGAGTGATGATGAATTAGAAGCCCTTGAAGAGGCGCGCTTAGCGGTGGAAGAAATTGTTATTCCCAAGGGGCAAGCGGTGGAGCTACTGCCGCGATCGGCCAAGATTCGGCGGATGCAACACGAGTTGATTGAGCACTACCAGTTGACCTCCTGTAGCTTTGGTGAGGAGCCAAACCGGCGGCTGCGGATTTACCCCAATCTCTCTCGTTGA
- a CDS encoding NAD-dependent epimerase/dehydratase family protein: protein MRILITGANGCIGQYISEALIQQTDHELFLLVRDPSRLYIDPRQRSGVNVVQADLMDLAPLEPLLPTFDVAILTATAWGGSNVFAINYEQTCQLLRQLDPQRCQRVFYFSTASILNHQMQPLPEAGTLGTDYIRSKYACLQAIEELPVADRLIELFPTMVFGGGPDGKRPSFITAGMGEVLKWLWLARFFRADASFHFIHARDIAQVVLYLLQHPEYPVPRRVALGNPPITVNEMLAQLCAAAKLRVYGQIPLTLPVINFLVRVFRVQMSPWDYFCLNYRNFTYETLLNPQALGLTPYCGTVADLLRCSMGTADL, encoded by the coding sequence ATGCGAATTCTCATCACCGGTGCCAATGGCTGCATTGGTCAATACATTTCTGAGGCCCTGATCCAACAGACGGATCATGAGTTGTTTTTACTGGTGCGGGATCCGTCACGCTTATATATTGATCCTCGCCAGCGATCGGGGGTGAATGTGGTTCAGGCAGATTTGATGGATCTAGCGCCGTTGGAACCGCTACTACCCACCTTTGATGTGGCCATCCTGACGGCAACCGCCTGGGGGGGGAGTAATGTCTTTGCCATTAACTACGAGCAAACCTGCCAGCTCCTCAGACAACTGGATCCGCAACGCTGCCAGCGGGTATTTTATTTTTCAACAGCCAGTATTCTCAATCATCAGATGCAACCCCTGCCGGAGGCTGGTACCCTAGGCACGGACTATATTCGCTCAAAGTATGCCTGCCTTCAGGCCATTGAGGAATTGCCTGTGGCCGATCGCCTGATTGAACTTTTTCCAACGATGGTTTTTGGCGGTGGCCCCGATGGCAAGCGTCCCTCCTTTATCACCGCAGGCATGGGGGAAGTCCTCAAGTGGTTGTGGCTGGCTCGCTTTTTCCGCGCCGATGCCAGTTTTCACTTTATCCATGCCCGTGATATTGCCCAAGTGGTTCTTTACCTATTGCAGCATCCGGAGTATCCGGTACCGCGCCGCGTCGCTCTGGGTAACCCGCCAATCACTGTCAATGAGATGCTGGCGCAGTTGTGTGCCGCTGCCAAGCTCCGCGTCTATGGCCAAATCCCCTTGACCTTGCCAGTGATCAACTTCCTTGTGCGCGTGTTTCGCGTGCAGATGTCCCCTTGGGATTATTTCTGCTTGAACTACCGCAACTTTACCTATGAGACGCTTCTCAATCCTCAGGCCTTGGGGCTAACTCCCTACTGTGGGACGGTGGCGGATTTGCTACGCTGTAGTATGGGCACAGCAGACCTCTAA
- the gcvT gene encoding glycine cleavage system aminomethyltransferase GcvT, giving the protein MISMAEALQRTPLYPLHQGARFTPFGDWEMPLQYSSILQEHQAVRQQVGMFDISHMGKLVLRGEGVLGALQTLVPTNLSQLQPGQAKYTVLLNEAGGIVDDVILYMGDGQVRCIVNAATTAKDWAWFQKYLPASIEVIDESASQVLIALQGPAATATLSPLCDRPLGEIKTYRHAPVNLLGQPAWIARTGYTGEDGWEILVPAELGQQLWQTLLAAGVTPCGLGARDTLRLEAAMLLYGQDMDEQTTPLEAGLDGLIDWQKPDFVGRAALLAQKQQGIERQLVGLELLGKGIARHGYPIYAGAQAVGEVTSGTLSPTLGKAIALGYVFPEFAHIGRELAVQVRDRWVPAVVVPRPFYRRPRSTAKI; this is encoded by the coding sequence ATGATCTCTATGGCTGAAGCATTGCAACGTACCCCCCTCTATCCTCTACATCAGGGAGCACGGTTTACCCCCTTTGGCGATTGGGAGATGCCCCTCCAGTACAGCAGTATTTTGCAGGAACACCAAGCCGTACGGCAGCAGGTGGGGATGTTTGATATTTCCCACATGGGCAAGTTGGTGCTGCGGGGAGAGGGAGTACTAGGGGCGCTGCAAACCTTAGTGCCCACGAATCTGAGCCAGCTACAGCCCGGCCAAGCAAAATACACCGTTCTCCTGAACGAGGCCGGGGGCATTGTCGATGATGTCATTCTCTACATGGGTGATGGCCAAGTCCGCTGTATTGTGAATGCGGCTACCACTGCCAAGGACTGGGCATGGTTTCAAAAGTATTTACCCGCCAGTATTGAGGTGATTGATGAGTCGGCGAGCCAGGTGTTGATTGCTCTCCAAGGGCCGGCGGCGACGGCAACGCTGTCTCCCTTGTGCGATCGCCCCCTAGGGGAGATCAAGACCTATCGCCATGCTCCAGTGAACCTACTGGGACAGCCTGCTTGGATAGCGCGCACCGGCTACACAGGTGAAGATGGTTGGGAAATTCTTGTCCCCGCCGAACTGGGGCAACAGTTGTGGCAAACCCTGTTGGCGGCAGGTGTGACTCCCTGTGGGTTGGGGGCGCGCGATACGCTGCGGTTGGAGGCCGCCATGCTCCTCTACGGCCAGGATATGGATGAGCAAACTACCCCCCTAGAGGCGGGTCTCGATGGGTTAATTGATTGGCAAAAGCCCGATTTTGTGGGTCGTGCTGCCCTTTTAGCTCAAAAGCAGCAGGGCATTGAGCGGCAATTGGTGGGGTTAGAACTACTGGGCAAAGGCATTGCTCGCCACGGCTACCCAATCTACGCAGGAGCCCAGGCCGTGGGGGAGGTTACCAGTGGCACCCTATCTCCCACGTTGGGGAAGGCGATCGCCCTTGGCTATGTCTTTCCAGAGTTTGCCCACATAGGTCGTGAACTGGCGGTGCAGGTGCGCGATCGCTGGGTGCCAGCGGTGGTGGTGCCTCGACCCTTTTATCGCCGGCCGCGGTCAACGGCTAAAATTTGA
- the ldpA gene encoding circadian clock protein LdpA, with protein sequence MADFAAPLAALAAHRWFKLINGASFQDVAQIYNLTLAYALAGADCIDVAADPAVIYAANEALTVAASLGATRPLLMVSINDGADPHFRKARFDPSRCPPGCDRPCERICPAEAIRFHEQVQGVVRDRCYGCGRCLPLCPWGLISTDEQPAVFEDITPLIRAGTIQALEIHTQPQRYRAFEELWQRVHPWVPYLQVLAISCPQGERIIDYLRWINRQIQPLACALIWQADGRPMSGDIGDGTTRATIQFGQAILGANLPGFVQLAGGTNGHTVAKLRAMGLLAPGGIAGVAYGSYARKRLAPFHAIADQPWQTVPAVLAAAVAEAASLVSPLKSVPSLSVPYG encoded by the coding sequence ATGGCTGATTTTGCTGCCCCCCTAGCGGCTTTAGCGGCACATCGTTGGTTCAAACTCATTAACGGTGCCAGTTTCCAAGATGTTGCCCAAATTTATAACCTGACGTTGGCCTATGCCCTTGCAGGGGCTGATTGTATCGATGTGGCCGCCGACCCTGCGGTGATTTACGCAGCCAACGAGGCCCTGACCGTTGCCGCCAGCCTTGGTGCCACTCGCCCCCTACTGATGGTGAGCATTAACGATGGGGCGGACCCCCATTTTCGGAAGGCCAGATTTGATCCAAGTCGCTGTCCGCCAGGGTGCGATCGCCCCTGTGAACGCATTTGTCCTGCGGAGGCGATTCGTTTTCATGAACAGGTGCAAGGGGTGGTGCGCGATCGCTGTTATGGCTGTGGCCGCTGTTTACCCCTGTGTCCCTGGGGGTTGATTAGCACCGATGAGCAACCCGCAGTATTTGAAGACATCACGCCCCTGATTAGGGCTGGCACAATCCAAGCCCTCGAAATCCACACCCAACCCCAACGTTACCGTGCCTTTGAGGAGCTTTGGCAGCGAGTGCACCCTTGGGTACCCTATTTGCAAGTGCTGGCCATCAGTTGTCCCCAAGGGGAGAGGATAATTGACTATTTGCGTTGGATCAATAGGCAGATTCAACCTTTGGCCTGTGCTCTCATTTGGCAGGCAGATGGCCGTCCCATGAGTGGCGATATTGGCGATGGCACAACGCGAGCCACCATTCAATTTGGTCAGGCGATTTTGGGGGCAAACTTACCCGGATTTGTGCAGTTGGCGGGCGGCACAAATGGTCATACGGTTGCTAAACTCAGGGCAATGGGACTATTAGCCCCAGGGGGAATTGCTGGTGTTGCCTATGGTAGTTATGCCCGCAAACGCCTTGCCCCTTTCCACGCGATCGCCGACCAACCCTGGCAAACTGTTCCTGCTGTCCTTGCAGCGGCTGTCGCTGAAGCAGCCAGCCTTGTTTCTCCGTTGAAATCTGTCCCGTCACTCTCTGTGCCCTATGGTTGA
- a CDS encoding RNA polymerase sigma factor SigF gives MSSTTANTDLKHSTLSLLQAYRDNPAPELRNRLVELNIGLVRKEAHRWVQCTQESFDDLMQVGTLGLIRAIERFDPTKGVAFSSFAIPYIRGEIQHYLRDKSPQIRLPRRWQTLQSQGKRVIQELRQQLERPPTDSEIAQALDVPLEEWQAAKFASYHTTPVSLDAPTFEGEEESVALGDILPDQRYQSFQLAEEDRIRLQQCLRKLEARTCQILEFVFLRDLSQKETAELLGLSAVTVSRQIKKGLQALQQMMRHDDAES, from the coding sequence ATGTCCAGCACGACAGCCAATACTGACCTAAAGCATTCCACCCTTTCGCTGTTGCAGGCATACCGAGACAACCCTGCCCCCGAATTGCGGAATCGCCTTGTTGAGTTGAACATAGGATTGGTACGCAAGGAAGCCCATCGCTGGGTACAGTGCACCCAAGAAAGCTTTGACGACCTCATGCAAGTGGGCACTCTGGGTCTGATTCGCGCCATTGAACGCTTTGACCCAACTAAGGGAGTGGCCTTTAGTTCCTTCGCGATTCCCTATATTCGGGGTGAGATTCAACACTACCTGCGGGACAAGAGTCCCCAAATTCGCCTCCCCCGACGTTGGCAAACATTGCAAAGCCAAGGAAAGCGAGTCATTCAGGAATTACGCCAACAACTGGAGCGCCCCCCCACCGATAGCGAAATTGCCCAAGCCCTCGATGTCCCCCTTGAGGAATGGCAAGCGGCAAAATTTGCCAGCTACCACACCACCCCTGTCAGCCTTGATGCTCCCACCTTTGAGGGGGAGGAAGAGTCCGTTGCCCTCGGTGACATCCTGCCCGATCAACGGTACCAAAGTTTTCAACTGGCCGAGGAAGACCGTATTCGTTTGCAGCAGTGTCTGCGCAAATTGGAAGCTCGCACCTGTCAAATTCTGGAATTTGTCTTTTTGCGTGATTTGAGTCAAAAAGAAACCGCTGAACTTTTGGGCCTCAGTGCCGTCACGGTCTCTCGGCAGATTAAAAAAGGCCTCCAAGCCCTACAGCAGATGATGCGTCACGACGACGCTGAATCCTGA
- the hemE gene encoding uroporphyrinogen decarboxylase: MTTPLLLRAARGESVERPPIWLMRQAGRYMKVYRDLRDRYPSFRQRSEIPELAIEISLQPFRAFAPDGVILFSDILTPLPGIGIPFDIVESKGPIIDPPIRTLEQVQHLHPLEPEAACPFIRPILATLRQEVGDRAAVLGFAGAPWTLAAYAIEGKSSKDYIQIKTMAYREPDLLHKFLNHLATAIADYLCYQIDCGAQVVQLFDSWAGQLSRQDYDTFAFPYQKQVIQQVKAVYPDVPIILYINGSAAIVDRMAATGVDIVSLDWTVDLGTIRQQFPPSVGLQGNLDPVILFAPQPVLKERSLAIIEAGRKGKYIFNLGHGVLQGTPEENVAFLFDWVKSLA; the protein is encoded by the coding sequence ATGACCACCCCTTTACTCCTACGTGCTGCCCGTGGTGAAAGCGTTGAGCGTCCCCCCATTTGGCTGATGCGGCAAGCTGGGCGCTACATGAAGGTCTATCGTGACCTGCGCGATCGCTACCCCTCGTTTCGCCAGCGATCGGAAATTCCTGAACTGGCTATTGAAATTTCGCTGCAACCGTTTCGCGCCTTTGCTCCCGACGGTGTGATTCTCTTTTCGGACATTCTCACCCCCTTGCCTGGGATCGGCATTCCCTTTGACATTGTTGAAAGTAAAGGACCGATCATTGATCCGCCCATCCGCACCCTAGAGCAGGTGCAACACCTCCATCCCCTGGAGCCAGAGGCGGCTTGTCCCTTTATTCGTCCAATTCTGGCGACACTGCGCCAAGAAGTGGGCGATCGCGCCGCAGTACTGGGGTTTGCCGGTGCCCCCTGGACCCTTGCCGCCTATGCCATTGAGGGCAAAAGCTCTAAGGACTACATCCAAATTAAAACCATGGCCTACCGCGAGCCAGACCTGCTCCACAAATTCCTAAACCATTTGGCCACGGCCATTGCTGACTACCTCTGCTATCAAATTGACTGTGGCGCCCAAGTGGTGCAACTTTTTGACTCCTGGGCAGGTCAACTCAGCCGTCAGGACTACGACACCTTTGCGTTTCCCTACCAAAAGCAGGTGATCCAGCAGGTCAAAGCGGTCTATCCTGATGTGCCCATCATCCTCTACATCAATGGCAGTGCTGCAATTGTGGATCGCATGGCAGCAACGGGAGTAGACATTGTCAGCCTCGACTGGACCGTTGATCTTGGCACCATTCGTCAGCAGTTTCCCCCAAGTGTTGGCCTGCAGGGAAATTTAGACCCTGTGATCCTCTTTGCGCCGCAGCCAGTCCTCAAAGAGCGGTCTTTGGCCATCATTGAGGCGGGCCGCAAGGGAAAATATATCTTTAACCTGGGCCATGGCGTTCTTCAAGGTACCCCTGAGGAAAATGTGGCCTTTCTCTTTGACTGGGTGAAGTCCCTCGCCTAA
- a CDS encoding EVE domain-containing protein has product MAGIWLLKSEPSVFSWEDLKAAPQQTTCWEGVRNYQARNFMRDHMQVGDRVLFYHSNANPPAIMGIAEVVRPAYPDHFAWNPDSPYFDPKSTPDNPRWLMVDIQYRRDFLPPLPLSELRQTRGLEGMLLLQKGCRLSVQPVTESEWQIILSLRSP; this is encoded by the coding sequence ATGGCAGGCATTTGGTTACTGAAGTCGGAACCTAGCGTTTTTTCCTGGGAGGATTTGAAGGCAGCTCCACAACAAACCACCTGTTGGGAAGGGGTGCGCAACTACCAAGCCCGCAATTTTATGCGCGATCACATGCAGGTGGGCGATCGCGTGCTTTTCTACCACAGTAATGCCAACCCACCGGCAATCATGGGCATTGCTGAAGTTGTCAGGCCCGCCTATCCCGATCACTTTGCTTGGAACCCCGACAGTCCCTACTTTGACCCCAAAAGCACCCCTGACAATCCCCGCTGGTTGATGGTGGATATCCAGTATCGCCGTGACTTTTTGCCCCCACTTCCGCTGTCGGAACTGCGGCAAACCCGCGGCCTTGAAGGGATGCTGCTGCTGCAAAAGGGCTGCCGTCTTTCGGTCCAACCGGTTACTGAATCGGAGTGGCAAATTATTCTCAGCTTGCGATCGCCCTAG
- the recG gene encoding ATP-dependent DNA helicase RecG: MSLDWPRLQRALAIETERGFCNLQGNTYRFNEYLHQALTQAPLQQLPPQVRDRWQETAAAYARYDDLSPSQRQHLVVTTRQLLHDVHQQLTRSAPRPRPLDQGLKTLHGIGEQLRCVVGDRTAAQLAKLGLYTVADLIYYFPRDHIDYARQVPIRQLQAGETVTLVGQVRRCKCFTSPRNAKLTILEIILQDRTGQIRLTRFYAGARYAQRGWQEQQKRLYAPQTLVAASGLVKQTKYGLTLEEPELEVLEHPGAEIDSLTIGRIVPIYPLTEGVSPDVIRRAVARVLPLVQGYPDPLPQALCQHHQLIPLDTALRYIHFPPDQTQLSLARRRLIFDEFFYLQLGLLQRRRQQQQQVSVPLKPQGELIEQFYQRLPFQLTGAQQRVVAEILADLERPIPMNRLLQGDVGSGKTVVAVIALLAAVQSGYQGALMAPTEVLAEQHYRKLFEWLTPLHVPVELLTGSVRTAKRRQILDQLATGELPVLVGTHALIQEGVRFQRLGLVVIDEQHRFGVAQRAKLQAKGVLPHVLTMTATPIPRTLALTLHGDLEVSQIDELPPGRRPIQTTILGRGDRCCAYDLIRREVAQGRQAYIILPLVEESEKLDLKSAIAEHQRLQTEIFPNFRVGLLHGRMASSEKDATIQAFAQGELDILVATTVVEVGVDVPNATVMLIEHAERFGLSQLHQLRGRVGRGAQQSYCLLLLNSARNDAAKQRLNVLAQSQDGFFIAEMDLRLRGPGEVLGTRQSGLPDFALASLVEDQDCLEAARSAASELIAQDPELRNYPLLQAVLQQRRDRLLETMMN, translated from the coding sequence GTGTCCCTTGACTGGCCACGCCTACAACGCGCCCTTGCCATTGAAACGGAGCGGGGTTTTTGTAACCTTCAGGGCAATACCTATCGGTTCAATGAGTATTTACACCAAGCGTTAACCCAAGCACCTCTGCAACAACTGCCTCCTCAGGTGCGCGATCGCTGGCAGGAAACAGCGGCCGCCTACGCCCGCTACGACGATCTGTCCCCTAGCCAACGCCAACACCTCGTGGTCACAACCCGCCAACTGCTCCACGATGTCCACCAACAACTGACCCGTTCAGCCCCAAGACCCCGTCCCCTCGATCAAGGGCTCAAAACCCTGCATGGGATTGGCGAACAGCTCCGCTGCGTCGTCGGCGATCGCACTGCGGCCCAATTGGCAAAACTCGGACTTTATACGGTTGCGGATCTCATTTATTACTTTCCTCGCGATCACATTGACTATGCCCGCCAAGTCCCGATTCGGCAACTCCAAGCTGGGGAGACCGTCACCCTTGTGGGTCAAGTCCGCCGCTGCAAGTGTTTTACCAGTCCCCGCAATGCCAAGCTAACCATCCTAGAAATTATTCTTCAAGATCGCACCGGCCAAATTCGCCTGACTCGTTTCTATGCCGGTGCCCGCTATGCCCAACGGGGATGGCAAGAACAGCAAAAGCGCCTCTATGCCCCCCAGACCCTTGTGGCCGCCTCTGGCCTCGTGAAGCAGACGAAGTACGGCCTCACCCTTGAGGAGCCAGAGTTGGAAGTGCTGGAGCATCCTGGGGCAGAAATAGACTCCCTCACCATTGGCCGGATTGTGCCCATCTATCCCCTGACGGAGGGGGTATCTCCCGATGTGATTCGCCGTGCGGTCGCTCGCGTTCTACCCTTGGTGCAGGGCTATCCTGATCCGCTGCCGCAGGCGCTATGCCAGCATCACCAACTCATTCCCCTAGACACGGCGCTGCGTTACATTCACTTTCCGCCAGATCAAACTCAACTGAGTCTGGCACGGCGGCGGCTGATTTTTGATGAATTCTTTTATCTGCAATTGGGGTTACTCCAACGGCGGCGACAGCAGCAACAGCAGGTCAGTGTCCCCCTCAAGCCCCAAGGGGAACTCATTGAACAGTTTTACCAACGGTTGCCCTTTCAGCTCACAGGGGCACAGCAGCGGGTGGTGGCGGAAATTTTGGCGGATTTAGAGCGGCCGATTCCCATGAATCGTCTTCTCCAAGGGGATGTGGGGTCAGGGAAAACCGTTGTGGCCGTGATTGCCCTATTGGCGGCAGTGCAGTCCGGCTACCAAGGGGCACTGATGGCGCCCACGGAGGTTCTGGCAGAACAGCACTATCGCAAGCTCTTTGAGTGGCTCACCCCCCTCCATGTGCCGGTGGAACTGCTCACGGGGTCTGTACGCACGGCCAAGCGACGCCAGATTCTCGATCAATTGGCAACGGGGGAATTGCCGGTGCTGGTGGGGACCCATGCTCTGATCCAAGAGGGGGTGAGGTTTCAGCGGCTCGGTCTAGTGGTGATTGATGAACAGCACCGCTTTGGGGTAGCGCAACGGGCGAAGCTACAGGCCAAGGGAGTCCTGCCCCATGTGCTGACCATGACGGCAACACCGATTCCCCGCACTCTTGCTTTGACTCTCCATGGAGATTTAGAGGTTAGTCAAATTGATGAGTTGCCCCCCGGTCGGCGGCCGATTCAAACAACCATCCTGGGACGGGGCGATCGCTGCTGTGCCTACGATTTAATCCGCCGTGAAGTTGCCCAAGGGCGTCAGGCCTACATTATCCTGCCTTTGGTTGAGGAATCGGAAAAACTGGATTTGAAATCGGCCATTGCCGAGCACCAGCGATTACAAACGGAGATTTTTCCCAATTTTCGGGTGGGACTCCTCCACGGTCGCATGGCATCTAGTGAGAAGGATGCAACGATTCAAGCCTTTGCCCAGGGGGAATTGGATATTCTTGTGGCTACCACGGTGGTGGAGGTGGGAGTAGATGTCCCCAATGCTACGGTGATGCTCATTGAACATGCTGAACGCTTTGGCCTATCGCAACTCCATCAACTGCGGGGACGGGTGGGGCGGGGTGCCCAACAGTCCTATTGTCTTCTGCTGCTCAATAGTGCTCGCAATGATGCTGCCAAGCAACGGCTGAATGTGCTGGCTCAGTCTCAGGATGGATTTTTTATTGCGGAGATGGATCTGCGGCTGCGGGGTCCAGGGGAGGTGTTGGGGACACGGCAATCGGGATTACCAGACTTTGCTCTGGCTAGCCTTGTTGAGGATCAAGATTGCCTAGAAGCGGCACGATCGGCGGCGAGTGAACTGATCGCACAGGATCCTGAGTTACGGAACTATCCTCTGCTGCAAGCAGTGCTCCAGCAACGGCGCGATCGCCTCCTCGAGACGATGATGAACTAA